From the Hemitrygon akajei chromosome 24, sHemAka1.3, whole genome shotgun sequence genome, the window tgtctgtgtgtgtgtgagtgtgtgtttgcgcgcgtgtgtttgtgtgtgagagtgtgtgtgtgtgtgtgtctgtgtgtgtgtgagagtgtgtgtgtgtgtgtgtgtgtgtgtgaatgtgtgtgtgaatgtgtgtgtgtgtgtgtttggtatgtgtgtgtgtgcgagtgtgtgtgtgagtgtgtctgtgtgcgagtgtgtttgtgtgagtgtgtgtccgtgtgtgtgtgtgtgtgtccgtgtgtgtgtgtgtgtgtgtccatgtgtatgagtgtgtccgtgtgtgtgtgtgtgagtgtgtgtccgtgtgtgtgtgtgtccgtgtgtgtgtgtgagtgtgtgtgtgtgtgtgtgtgtgtgtgtgtgtgtgtgtgtgtgtgtgtgcgcaagtgtgtgtgtgtgagtgtgtctgtgtgggcatgtgtgagtgtgcgtgtgtctgtgtgtgagtgtgtgtgtgtgagtgtgtgagtgtgtgtgtgtgtgtgtgtgagtgtgtgtgtgtctgtgtgtgagtgtgtgtcggtgtgtgagtgtgtgtgtgtgtgtcactctgggatttccacattctgcagactttctcctgtttgtttttgattctgtggttcgacgtagcctcctccctgacgggagagggacaaactgGGTGGGTGtatcctccctggtgttactggcccgtctCCGGCccctctctgtgtgtgtgtccgtgatgGCAGGTCGGCGGGTGCTGgcgatgcgttgggcagttttgacgacCCATTGTGGAGCCCGTCCTGTCTGTCACGGTCCAGCTTCCACTCCGTGTTTCGATGCTCTCCACTGCGCATCTGCAGAGTGACGTGAGTTGACACACTGGGAACACGTGCCCAAGACAAGACATAATCTCAAACATGCTCGCTGGGCAGTTACAAAATTCCTGAATATACCCAACAGCGGCTCAGAATTCATTATGCCACAATCTCAATCGTTATTTGGGAAATCAAATATGAAAGCCttaagacattggagcaaaattagctcattcggcccatcgagtctgctctgctgattggctgatttattatccctcttaaacccattctcctgcctactccccttgctaatcaataatccatctacttaagctttaaatatacccagtgacttggccagcatagccgtctgtagcaatgaattccacagattcactaccctctggctaaaaaacattcctcacctctgttgtcaatggatgtccctctattctgaggttgtgccctccggtcctagactcccccacatccaggtcttacaaaattcaaaaggtttcaatgagatccctcctcagttTGTTACATCCGactgagtactggcccagagccattaaatactcCTCGTATATTAACCCCTGCATTCACAGGATCATCCTTGTCAACCTCttccggaccctctccaatgtccgcaCGATTTTTATTAGATAGAGGGCCCAAAACTCCAAGTGTGGCAGGGGATGGGGACCAggatgatggagctgaggatgagcctgcAGGCTTACAGTAGATGATGGGCGTAACGTGAATGTAAGGAAGAACAAGCCAGTGATTGGGTAACCTTTGGTAATTTCTTCATTTTAagatcttttttattaattattattgaagatcaacaaaaaagttacattaagtcaatatgtcattatgtacaataacAAATGACTTATTAACAAAGCTAGGCAATATATCAATAGTAATCTTTTAAGAGACCCATAGATGGGCTTAGATAAATAGAGGGCAATGCGatggggaaattctaggcagtttctagagtaggttcatGGTCagccaacattgtgggccgaggggcctgtaatgtgctgtaaatttctatgtttctgattaaaaaaataaagtgttaagaatattttgaaagaaaaagaaggaaaagaaagaacccctactaactaacTAAAAAAAACCTACAAACTGATAAACAAAACCCATGGGGAGCACGACCCCAGAGCGAGACATCATACACACTCCCATagaagaaaaacatcaatccgccaactcaaatccatcGAAAGAAAAaccggaaggaaaccatattaattaactcaaatcagatgacaGTAGCGGGCAAATGAAcaccaccttttctcaaaatcaaatcgagtaTCAAAAGtttgacttctgattttctccaaactaagacataacatcatctGAGAGAACCATTGcaacaaagtaggagcagaaacatctttccatttcaacaaaatagcccttctggccaataatgtaatgaatcaaattacatgttggtctgatggagaaataccatgtatatattgagggattataccaaataaaactgtcaatttatgaGATTATAAATTAATTCTTAAAAGTTTAGAAATTGTGGAGAAAATAGATTTCCaaaatgtttcagtacagaacacgaccaaaacatacgtgtcaatgtggctgtctcggttttacatctgtcacactgactctcaacattaggaaacattttagacagtctctcctttgtcaaacagtaacgatgtacaattttaaattgaattaaagagtgactggcacaaatcgaagaagagttaaccaacttcaaaatccgcaaccaatcttctgttatcagagtcatgttaagctctctcttcaaatcttgtttaatcttaagtgaagggtaattgtgctgttgtaacaataaataataaattttcccaataaaacccttcactaaaggattaatttttaaaataatatctaacaggtcagaataTTGTATACATGGAAGattacttaagtatttttgtaagaagtgtctgacctgaagatattactggaaatgtgaatacgagagagagtatttagttactaatttctcaaaagacatcaatcagcCATCTTGGAACAGGTCCGTgaaggaataaactcctttattcctccaaagaagaaaggtaggatcacttagtgaaggtttaaataaataatttcaataaattaaactaaaaagttttAATTTTTTGAGATTAAAAAATTATGGAACTGGAACCATATCCGTAATGACAGTttaatcacaggatataaattCAAATTAGTAATTTTGGCCTGTTGTACGGgtagagaagctcctaataatgaggttaagtgaaactttcacagcattcaattccaaatcagcccaaggtggtCGTTCATTTCTATCAGCCcagtataaccaaaaacacatataacgtatattgacagcccaataatacattcttgaATTAGgaaaagcaagacctccatctttttttaatttttgtaattgataattaccaattcttggtcttttattattccgaacaaaagatgaaataatagtcaacctgatcaaaaaacttcttagttaaaaaaaAGAGGTATTTTGAAATAtgcaagtgtgaggtgctacattttggtaggactaatcaaaataggacatacatgggaaatggtagggcattgaggaatgcagtagaacagagtgatctaggaataatggtgcatagttccctgaagaggaaatccatgaatatctttagcttcatgaagtgcaatagccaagggttccagcaccaaatcaaataacaaaggacttaacggACGTCCTTGTCTCGTGTCCCGCGAAAGCCGAGAAAAAGGAGATGTGCAATTATTAGCAATAGGTGTAACAGAGAGTTGTCCAGTTGTATACAGAGCCCCGCACTGGGGAAACACTTCGCTGTCGAACGCCCACCTTGTGCGTCTTCAAAGAATCTCGCTCAGCTGAGGGTCAACGAAGCGGCTCCTTCATAATCTCTGCTTGTTGAGACAGCGTTATCAGGAAGATCGTTCTCTAACTCTGTGAAGGCAAGACGGAGCGAGCTGGCCAGTGAGCGTTTGAAAACCTGGCGGAATTTGCGGCCGACGAAGACGTAGAGAAGGGGGTTGAGGGCGCTGTTGAAGGAAGCCATGGCGAGCGCCACGTCATGCCAGATCAAGCTGAAATATCCGAAAAAGTACGTGGCCACGCTGCTAATGTGGTACGGGAACCAGCAGATGATAAAGACGACGATCACGGTCCAGATGACGCGGACAGATTTCCTGGACTTGGTGAACTCGTCCGCGGGTAGTTTCCGGACAATCAGGAAATAGCAGACGGCCATGACCAGGATAGGGATGAGGAAGATAAAGACGGCCCAAGTTACCTTCAACATATTCCAGATGCTATTCCCAAGGTGTAGCTTGGGATGTAGTAGGGCGATCAAGCAGATGAGCAAGGCGAAGACCCAGGCCGCGCTGCATGCCACATGCGCCCAACACTGGCGGAGATACCGCCGGCACCAGATGGGCTGAGTGACAGACAGGCAGCGGAAGATGCTGATCACGGTCAACAGGAGGACGCTGGCGGACCCATTCAGGCAGATGGAGAAGAGGAGCAATTTGAAGGCGATGTCCCAGGAGCCTCGGAGGGCGAGGTTGACCATCCAGAAGGGGAGGGTGAGGCAGAGAGCCAGGTCCGCCACGGCGAGGTTCAGGAAACACACAGAGTGGACGCTCCTCTTCATCTTGAAGCCCGTCACCCAGATGACTGCGCTGTTGCCGGGGACGCCCAGCAGGAAAGCGATGGTGAAGATGATCATGGACAAGATCACGGACACTTGCTGACCGGACCAATTCGCATGGCTGATGAAGCTGAATTGGACCCGGTGATGATCTTCAGGGCTCGACATGTCTGACCTGTTGGGAGAACATATTACGGAGATGATTAGGTTAGGGAAAAtggaaggaggggggagggagagcaggGATGGcagaggaaaggaggaggagggaaggacATTGACACAATGACATGGAGAAATCCGGGGGCAAATGACTGGCCAGACGATCCTTTCTCCATCGCAGCGCCCCCAAAGCCGAGATCCTACCCGTATAACAATTCCAGCCTGgaaacaggccgttcggcccttctagtccgtgccgaacgctcactctcacctagtcccacttgcccgcattcagcccataaccctccattcctttcctgtccatatacctatccaattttaaataacaataccgaacctgcctctaccacttccactggaagctcgttcaacacagctaccactctctgagtaaaaaaattccccctcgtgttacccttaaacttttgccccctaactctcaactcttgtcctcttgtttgaatctcccctacactcaatggaaaaagcctgtccacgtcaactctatctatcctcctcaaaattttaaatacctctatcaagtcccccctcaaccctccacgctccaaagaataaagacctaacttgttctatctttccctataacttaggtgctgaaacccaggtaacattctagtaaatcttctctgtactctattttattgacatctttcctataatttggtgaccagaactgtccacaattctccaaattcggcctcaccaatgctttgtacaattttaacattacatcccaactcgtatactcaatgctctgatttataaaggccagcataccaaaagctttcttcaccaccctatccacatgagattccaccttcagggaactatgcaccattattcctagatcactctgttctactgcattcttcagtgccctatcatttaccatgtatttcctatttggattattcctaccaaaatgtagcactgtacacttatcagcattaaactccatctgccatcgttcagcccactcttctaactggcctaaatctctctgcaggctttgaaaacctacttcattatccacaacgccacctaccttagtatcatctgcatacttactaatccaatttaccaccccatcatccagatcattaatgtatatgacaaacaacattggacccagtacccaaacaacattggatccctgaggcacaccactagtcaccggcctccaacctgacaaacagttatccaccactactctctggcatctcccatccagccactgttgaatccattttactacttcaatattaatacctaatgattgaaccttcctaactaaccttccgtgtggaataataagatttgtcaaacatgaccttccatgcacaaatccatgttgactgttcctaatcagaccctgtctatccagataattatatataccatctctaagaatactttcaattaatttacccaccactgacgtcaaactgacaggcttataattgctaggtttactcttagaaccctttttaaacaatggaaccacatgagcaatgcgccaatcctctggcaccatccccgtttctaatgacatttgaaatatttctgtcagagcccttgctatttctacaccaacttccctcaaggtcctagggaaaatcctgtcaggacccggagatttatccacttttatattccttaaaagcgccagtacttcctcctctttaatcatcatagtttccataacttccctacttgtttcccttaccttacaccattcaatatccttttccttagtgaataccgaagaaaagaaattgttcaaaatctcccccatctctttcggctccacacatagctgtccactctgattctctaagggaccagttttatccctcactatccttttgctattaatataactgtagaaacctttcggattattttcaccttacttgccaaagcaacctcatatcttcttttagcttttctaatttctttaagattcttcttatattctttatattcctcgagcacctcatttactccatgctgcctatatctttcttttcccataccgtttccaatatcccttgaaaaccatggctctctcaaacttttaacttttccttttatattgaaatatataattatattgaaaggacACCCCACTGTCCTTTCCGTAGCCCGTAGTTCCATTCTCACCGTTCCTCCCACAATGCAGTACTCCCTCATGTAGTGTGGCGCTCCATTCTCACTGTCCCTCCCGCGATGAGTGGTCAAATTGTAGAGGGGAAATTGGTCAATTTGCACATGACCCAAGATTGCTAGTACTGAGGCCAGTCATGAAGTTTCTCAAATACAGCAGCATATAGATCAGATACAGATATGCTGGAGACATGGGCAGATAGAGCGTTATCCAGGCGAGTGGGAGGTTGTAAATTTCAAACTTCAACTACAAGGGGAAATCATGGAGTTAAAAGCAGGACCTTAAGAGCCAGGAAATCATGTTGTAATGCATCCGTTAGGCTACCCtccgagtattgtgagcatttcgAACTGtctcactgatgcaccatcaataactcactctgagacgtaagaaacgaggtatcggcttttattgactgaaagaatgaacaacactacatcctggggaatgagcccgggctcaggcctcaatcgcctttatacaggggtctgtgggaggagccacaggagcagtccagactgatatgtagttcaccacactcattATAGGAACATTGTGGAGGATTTGAGAGAGGGAAGATTATCACTGGGACGATGACTGGCGACAGGGTAAGAGCTTAAAATTAGTCAGACTTTGTTTTCCTCGACGCTGAAGTGAAGTTTATCAAATTACAAGACACAGAGATACGGCAGACAGCAATCATGCTGCTGGTTAGAAATGCAAAATACCGGATGACACGCATTTACTGGAGAGGCGAATAGGCCAAAAGAAGTGTAACATTCTCATTCGTCCGCTGGATCTACCACCTGTCCTGGCAGTCCGCCCCGTAAAAGCCCCGGCCGAATGAGATTGCCACAGCTCTGCCCTCGTTCCACATTTCAGCACCAGCCTGTGTTTTTCTGTCGAAGCAGCACGTAAGGGTAAGAGAAACTTTTCCTCTTCCTTGCAAACTGGCgctaagaagagggacgcctcacgtcttaataagctggtaaggagggcgggctctgtcgtgggcaaagtactggagagtttaacatcggtagcagagcgaagggcgctgagtaggctacggtaaattatggaaaactctgaacatcctctacatagcaccatccagagacagagaagcagtttcagcgacaggttactatcgatgcaaagctcctcagacaggatgaagagatcattactccccaatgccattcggctttacaattcaaccgccaggagtaagataaagtgccggggttaggactgagcttaagttaccattcaatgtatttaagaactttttaaaagctatttattaatgctttttgagagggtgactttagatgcatatcatatttttactgagttaagtattgtatgtaattagttttgctacaataagtgtatgggacattggaaaaaatgttgaatttccccatggggatgaataaagtatctatctatctagttcgaTTCTCCCGTTTTCAGACCACAACCCTTCACGACGCTCCGTCACCCCTCTGCCTTTGGTCACCCGGGATTACCAACTCCGAAAGtctctgccagggccccttcCTCCAGACTCTCCACCCTCGTTTCAGCTCACCTTCCCCAGAATCTCTGGCTCAGTCCGTGATCCAGGCCAACCCTCGACAGGTGGACTCAGATCCCAAATCGTTCCGCCTGTGCTGAACTGCAACTGTGCGGCGAAGGATTGTCCGAAGCTCGAGGTAGATCCTGACAGGGCGAAGTGCGCTGAAGCTGGAGCCTGGTCTAGGAGAGGTCCGCAGTGGGGAACCAGCTTCACGGGTCAAACCCCGCGGCTATGAAAGACCAACCTGCTCAGTGAGAGGAAATTCAGCCCATGTGACCGAGAGAGAAGTGGTAACCACATGTTCACatgttactgtgtgtgtgtgtgagagtggagtggagaatcCAGGCAGCTTCATcgtgtgtctgactccgggaccGTTTGGGGGAACGGAGCCCCGGGAGCAGGACCCCGTGGCTGACCCTGGAACCGTGTGATGAGGCAGAGTGGAGGGAGTCTCACTCCATGTCTGAGTCTGGGATTCTGAGTGCAACACTGTAGACAGACCTTCACTGTGTTTTGTTTTCacaccccggcagtgtgtgaaaTGGGCGTGTGTCCGAAACGTCCGACCAGAAGCAACTAATTTTGGAAAGAGATAACACTGAGCTGACTGTGGAGAACAaagaaacatttccataagaccatttcACTAAccccctcaacctcattctcctgtcttctccccgttacctttgactccctgactaCTCAATTTAATTACATCAAATAGGATTAAACAGAGTATTTGACACCCACAGTGAGGTCCCGTGGATAATAGAGTATCTGACGACACGGCAATAAAGAAGGGTGTttgaggtgggggggagggtgtgggaggTGTCCTCAGTGAGTACTTTGTGTCAGTATTTCTCAGGGGGATTGAAGTGGATGTCGGTGAGTTCAGTATGGAGAGCACTCATGAGCGGGGACTCTTTCAGATTAACCGAGAGGTGGAATTGTTCCCATTGAAAAGCATAATTTCAGGATCTTGGGGACTGAGAAGGTAAAAAAGATTGCTGGTGCCTTCAGAAAGATCTTCGTATTCTCCAGCTAAAGGTGAAATTCCGGGAAACTGGTGTGCGCCGAATATTGCCCCGTTCTTCAGAAGGGAAGTACGGATTCTCCTGACTTCTAGATCGGGGAATCTGACAACATTGGTATGAGGCTATAGCAGGGGATCATTATTGAGAAGATTTATGAGCTTAACTGTTGTTGGTGTTCCTTCTCGCGCCTTGTGTGCGAGTCCGGCGGCATTTTTGCCGTTTTTGTAGCTCTGGACAGGACTTTATATGAGGCCGAGCTGCTAGCTCGATACTCAATCCAGCACGAATGGTCGAttgattagtcattgtaaattgtcccatcgtTAGATtaggattaaattgagggattgctgAGTGGCATGGTGTGATAGAACAGAAGGGGCTATTTCACGCTGTAtcgagatagatagatagatagtatggatagatagatagatagtaggatggatagatagatagataggatggatagatagatagatagatagtatggatagatagatagatagtaggatggatagatagatagatagatagtagtatggatagatagatagatagatagtaggatggatagatagatagatagtaggatggatagatagatagatagatagtagtagtatggatagatagatagatagatagatagtaggatggatagatagatagatagatagtagtatggatagatagatagataataggatggatagatagatagatagatagatagtagtatggatagatagatagatagatagtaggatggatggatagatagatagtagtatggatagatagatagatagatagatagtagtatggatagatagatagatagtatggatagatagatagtaggatggatagatagatagatagatagtaggatggatagatagatagatagtaggatggatagatagatagtaggatggatagatagatagtagtatggatagatagatagatagatagatagatagtaggatggtagatagatagatagtagtatggatagatagatagatagtaggatggatagatagatagatagatagatagatagatagatagatagatagatagatagataatagatagatagatagatagatagatagatagatagatagtaggatagatagatagtagtatggatagatagatagatagtagtatggatagatagatagatagtatggatagatagatagtaggatggatagatagatagatagatagtagtatggatagatagatagatagtaggatggatagatagatagtatggatagatagatagatagtaggatggatagatagatagatagatagatagatagatagatagatagatagatagatagatagatagatagatagatagatagatagatagttagatagatagtatggatagatagatagtaggatggatagatagatagatagatagatagatagtaggatggatagatagatagtaggatggatggatagatagatagtaggatggatggatagataggtagtaggatggatggatagatagatagtagGATGAATGGATAGATAGGTAGtaggatggatggatagatagatagtaggatggatggatagataggtagtaggatggatggatagatagatagacacgtacaaaaactggaggaactcagcaggtcgggcagcatcagttgaaatgagcagttaccgtttcgggccgagacccttcgtcaggattggtgaaggagggggcaggggccctataaagaatgtggggggagggtggaaggtgccaggtgagaaACCAATCAGGAAAGAtcaaggtgtgggggaggggatgggcagtggaggtgaagaaggaatgtaaggggaaagcactatgggtagtagaagaaggcagaatcatgagagaggtgataggcagctggaagaggaggcagagtgaaactgggatggggaagggagagggagggaattactggaaattggagaattcgatgttcataccaaggggctggagactacccagacggtttacagtgtactttgtgtttagatagatagacagatagacagatagacagacagatagacagacagatggatagacagatagacagacagatagacagacagatagacagatagatgtcCGTCACAACCAGGGTCAAGAAGCAAAGCGAGTTTCCACTTCTCTTGCAATGTAATTTTACCAGCACAGCGTGTCCAGAAGTTACTGAACCTAACTCGTAAATATTGCAATGTCTACTGAAACTGAAGCTTCTGCACCTGGAGGAAGATGTGGCCGGTGGAGACGTAGAGAAGGGGTTTGATGGCACATTTGAAGCAGGCCAGTCAGACGGTGATGTTCTGCACACCCAATGGGTGGAATGGGTTTAAGGGCCCAGACTAGGCCATAAAGAGTTTTCTGAAGCCAGAAGACTTAAAAGCTCAGTTTGTGGAAGTTGGTCCATAACACTCGGAGATAAAATTGAACCACAGCAAAGAACAGCAACCTACTTCCCTTATTTGTAAGAGGTGGCATAAGTAATAAACTTCTGAGTTTTAACAAGGGCCCTGTGAGTCAGTTATGGGTCAGTGTAAAGGATGTTTCGC encodes:
- the LOC140715689 gene encoding C3a anaphylatoxin chemotactic receptor-like; amino-acid sequence: MSSPEDHHRVQFSFISHANWSGQQVSVILSMIIFTIAFLLGVPGNSAVIWVTGFKMKRSVHSVCFLNLAVADLALCLTLPFWMVNLALRGSWDIAFKLLLFSICLNGSASVLLLTVISIFRCLSVTQPIWCRRYLRQCWAHVACSAAWVFALLICLIALLHPKLHLGNSIWNMLKVTWAVFIFLIPILVMAVCYFLIVRKLPADEFTKSRKSVRVIWTVIVVFIICWFPYHISSVATYFFGYFSLIWHDVALAMASFNSALNPLLYVFVGRKFRQVFKRSLASSLRLAFTELENDLPDNAVSTSRDYEGAASLTLS